In Pseudomonas nunensis, a single window of DNA contains:
- the hemB gene encoding porphobilinogen synthase → MSFTPANRLFPATRLRRNRRDDFSRRLVRENVLTVDDLILPVFVLDGENRREAVASMPGVERLTIDLLLEEAAKWVELGIPAVALFPVTPPELKSLDAAEAWNPEGIAQRATRALRDRFPELGVITDVALDPFTTHGQDGILDEEGYVQNDITVDALVKQALSHAAAGAQVVAPSDMMDGRIQAIREALELADHVNVRIMAYSAKYASAYYGPFRDAVGSALNLGKANKASYQMDPANGNEALHEVAADLSEGADMVMVKPGMPYLDILYRVKEEFKVPTFVYQVSGEYAMHMAAIQNGWLSEGVILESLTAFKRAGADGILTYFAVRAAQLLREQK, encoded by the coding sequence GTGAGCTTTACCCCCGCCAACCGTTTGTTCCCTGCAACCCGCCTGCGTCGCAACCGCCGTGATGATTTTTCGCGTCGACTGGTCCGTGAAAACGTTTTGACCGTCGATGACCTGATCCTGCCGGTGTTCGTGCTGGACGGTGAAAACCGTCGCGAAGCGGTGGCGTCGATGCCGGGCGTCGAACGCCTGACCATCGATCTGTTGCTCGAAGAAGCGGCCAAGTGGGTTGAACTAGGGATTCCGGCCGTGGCGCTGTTCCCGGTGACGCCGCCAGAGCTCAAATCGCTGGACGCCGCCGAAGCCTGGAATCCCGAGGGCATTGCCCAGCGCGCCACCCGCGCCCTGCGTGATCGCTTCCCGGAACTCGGTGTGATCACCGACGTCGCCCTGGACCCGTTCACCACTCATGGCCAGGACGGTATCCTCGACGAAGAAGGCTACGTGCAGAACGACATTACCGTCGACGCACTGGTTAAGCAGGCCCTGTCCCACGCCGCAGCCGGTGCTCAGGTAGTGGCCCCGTCGGACATGATGGACGGTCGCATCCAGGCGATCCGCGAAGCCCTTGAGCTGGCCGATCACGTGAATGTGCGGATCATGGCTTACTCGGCCAAATACGCCAGCGCCTATTACGGCCCGTTCCGCGATGCGGTGGGTTCGGCGCTGAACCTGGGCAAGGCCAACAAGGCCTCCTATCAGATGGACCCGGCCAACGGCAACGAAGCCCTGCACGAAGTGGCGGCGGACTTGTCAGAAGGCGCGGACATGGTCATGGTCAAGCCAGGCATGCCGTATCTGGACATCCTTTACCGGGTCAAAGAAGAATTCAAAGTGCCGACGTTTGTTTACCAAGTCAGCGGCGAATACGCCATGCACATGGCGGCGATCCAGAATGGCTGGTTGAGCGAAGGGGTTATCCTCGAATCCCTGACCGCTTTTAAACGTGCAGGCGCAGATGGCATCCTGACTTATTTTGCCGTGCGCGCTGCCCAATTGTTACGAGAGCAAAAATAG
- the elbB gene encoding isoprenoid biosynthesis glyoxalase ElbB, which yields MSKKIAVILSGCGVYDGAEIHESVITLLRLDQRGAQVQCFAPNIAQLHVINHLTGEEMPESRNVLVESARIARGNIKDLREASVEDFDALIVPGGFGAAKNLSNFAVEGAGCTVQPEVLALAEAFAEAGKPVGLICISPALAAKIYGPGVTCTIGNDADTAAAMNKMGATHTECAVGDIVEDKARKLVSTPAYMLAQTISEAASGINKLVDRVLELTHENDV from the coding sequence ATGAGCAAAAAAATTGCAGTGATCCTTTCCGGCTGTGGCGTGTACGACGGCGCCGAGATCCACGAAAGCGTGATCACCCTGCTGCGCCTGGACCAGCGCGGTGCCCAGGTGCAGTGCTTTGCACCGAACATCGCGCAACTGCATGTGATCAACCACCTGACCGGCGAAGAAATGCCCGAGTCGCGCAATGTCCTGGTGGAATCGGCGCGCATCGCCCGGGGCAATATCAAGGACCTGCGCGAGGCCAGCGTCGAAGACTTCGATGCGTTGATCGTGCCCGGCGGTTTTGGCGCGGCCAAGAACCTCTCCAACTTCGCGGTCGAAGGCGCCGGCTGCACGGTGCAACCGGAAGTCCTGGCGTTGGCCGAGGCGTTTGCCGAAGCGGGTAAGCCGGTGGGGTTGATCTGCATCTCGCCAGCGCTGGCGGCCAAGATCTACGGCCCGGGCGTGACCTGCACCATCGGCAACGACGCCGACACCGCGGCGGCCATGAACAAGATGGGCGCCACCCACACTGAATGCGCCGTGGGCGACATTGTTGAAGACAAGGCGCGCAAATTGGTGAGTACACCGGCGTATATGCTGGCCCAGACGATTAGCGAAGCGGCTTCCGGGATCAACAAACTGGTCGACCGCGTCCTCGAACTGACCCACGAAAACGACGTGTAA
- the ppk1 gene encoding polyphosphate kinase 1, giving the protein MNTEGLSEVAVKEAQAVVEQIAETPPELEPTPPAVVIEAAPAVPAIAIPGLDDSSLYIHRELSQLQFNIRVLEQALDESYPLLERLKFLLIFSSNLDEFFEIRVAGLKKQITFAREQAGADGLQPHQALARISELVHGYVDRQYAILNDILLPELEKHQVRFIRRRHWTTKIKTWVRRYFRDEIAPIITPIGLDPTHPFPLLVNKSLNFIVELEGIDAFGRDSGLAIIPAPRLLPRVIKVPEEVGGPGDNYVFLSSMIHAHADDLFQGMKVKGCYQFRLTRNADLAVDTEDVEDLARALRGELFSRRYGDAVRLEVADTCPKHLSDYLLKQFNLHETELYQVNGPVNLTRLFSITGLDSQRALQYLPFTPQIPKLLQNSENIFSVISKQDILLLHPFESFTPVVDLLRQAAKDPHVLAVRQTLYRSGANSEIVDALVDAARNGKEVTAVIELRARFDEESNLQLASRLQAAGAVVIYGVVGFKTHAKMMLILRREAGEIVRYAHLGTGNYHAANARLYTDYSLLTSDDALCEDVGKLFSQLIGMGKTLRMKKLLHAPFTLKKGMLDMIARETQFALEGKPAHIIAKFNSLTDPKIIRALYKASQSGVRIDLVVRGMCCLRPGIPGVSHNIHVRSIIGRFLEHTRVFYFLNGGEEQMFLSSADWMERNLDKRVETCFPVEGKKLIMRVKKELELYLTDNTHSWSLQSDGRYIRNTPTGNQNPRSAQATLLERLGSPILAVR; this is encoded by the coding sequence ATGAATACCGAAGGACTCTCTGAAGTTGCAGTAAAGGAAGCTCAAGCCGTGGTCGAGCAAATCGCCGAAACACCGCCGGAGCTGGAGCCTACTCCACCCGCGGTGGTCATCGAGGCTGCGCCCGCAGTCCCGGCGATTGCCATTCCCGGCCTGGATGACAGCAGCCTGTACATCCATCGCGAGCTCTCGCAACTGCAGTTCAACATCCGCGTGCTGGAACAGGCGCTGGATGAGTCCTACCCGTTGCTGGAACGGCTGAAATTCCTGCTGATCTTCTCCAGCAACCTGGACGAGTTCTTCGAGATTCGCGTGGCCGGCCTGAAGAAGCAGATCACCTTCGCCCGTGAACAGGCTGGCGCCGATGGCCTGCAACCGCATCAGGCCTTGGCCCGCATCAGCGAGCTGGTGCACGGTTATGTGGACCGCCAGTACGCGATCCTCAACGACATTCTGTTGCCGGAACTGGAGAAACATCAGGTCCGCTTCATCCGTCGCCGTCACTGGACGACCAAGATCAAAACCTGGGTGCGCCGCTATTTCCGCGACGAGATCGCGCCGATCATCACCCCGATCGGCCTCGACCCGACGCACCCGTTCCCGTTGTTGGTGAACAAGAGCCTGAACTTCATCGTCGAGCTCGAAGGCATCGACGCCTTCGGTCGCGACTCCGGCCTGGCGATCATCCCGGCGCCGCGTCTGCTGCCGCGTGTGATCAAGGTTCCGGAAGAAGTCGGTGGCCCTGGCGACAACTATGTATTCCTGTCGTCGATGATCCACGCCCACGCCGATGACCTGTTCCAGGGCATGAAGGTGAAAGGCTGCTACCAGTTCCGCCTGACTCGAAACGCCGACCTGGCGGTCGATACCGAAGACGTGGAAGACCTGGCCCGCGCCCTGCGCGGCGAGTTGTTCTCGCGTCGCTACGGCGATGCGGTGCGTCTGGAAGTCGCCGACACCTGCCCGAAACACCTGTCCGACTACTTGCTCAAGCAGTTCAACCTGCACGAGACCGAGCTGTATCAGGTCAACGGCCCGGTCAACCTGACCCGTCTGTTCAGCATCACCGGCCTGGACAGTCAGCGTGCGTTGCAATACCTGCCGTTCACGCCGCAGATCCCGAAACTGCTGCAGAACAGCGAGAACATTTTCAGCGTGATCAGCAAGCAGGACATCCTGCTGCTGCACCCGTTCGAGTCGTTCACCCCGGTGGTCGATTTGCTGCGTCAGGCTGCCAAGGACCCGCATGTATTGGCGGTGCGCCAGACGTTGTACCGTTCCGGCGCCAACTCGGAAATCGTCGATGCGCTGGTGGATGCCGCGCGTAACGGCAAGGAAGTCACGGCGGTGATCGAGTTGCGGGCACGGTTCGACGAAGAGTCCAACCTGCAACTGGCCAGCCGTCTGCAAGCGGCCGGTGCGGTGGTGATCTACGGCGTGGTCGGCTTCAAGACCCACGCCAAGATGATGCTGATCCTGCGTCGTGAGGCTGGCGAGATCGTCCGCTACGCGCACTTGGGCACCGGCAACTACCACGCGGCCAACGCCCGTCTGTACACCGACTACAGCTTGCTGACCTCGGATGACGCGTTGTGCGAAGACGTCGGCAAACTGTTCAGCCAGTTGATCGGCATGGGCAAGACCCTGCGCATGAAGAAGCTGCTGCACGCGCCGTTCACGCTGAAGAAGGGCATGCTCGACATGATTGCCCGGGAGACGCAGTTCGCCCTCGAGGGCAAACCGGCGCACATCATCGCCAAGTTCAACTCGCTGACCGATCCGAAGATCATCCGCGCGCTGTACAAGGCCAGTCAGTCCGGGGTGCGTATCGATCTGGTGGTGCGCGGCATGTGCTGCCTGCGTCCGGGCATTCCGGGGGTGTCCCACAACATCCACGTGCGCTCGATCATCGGCCGCTTCCTGGAACACACCCGGGTCTTCTACTTCCTCAACGGTGGCGAAGAGCAGATGTTCCTTTCCAGTGCGGACTGGATGGAACGCAACCTCGACAAGCGCGTCGAGACTTGCTTCCCGGTAGAAGGCAAGAAGCTGATCATGCGGGTCAAGAAAGAGCTGGAGCTTTATCTGACCGACAACACCCACAGCTGGAGCCTGCAGTCGGACGGTCGCTACATCCGCAACACCCCGACCGGCAACCAGAACCCGCGCAGTGCCCAGGCAACCTTGCTGGAGCGGTTGGGTAGCCCGATCCTGGCCGTGCGTTAA
- a CDS encoding DedA family protein, with protein sequence MLQQFLHDFGYFALFLGTFFEGETILVLAGFLAFRGYMDINLVVVVAFFGSYAGDQLWYFLGRKHGRKLLARKPRWQLMGDRALEHIRKHPDIWVLSFRFVYGLRTVMPVAIGLSGYPPGRYLLLNGIGAAIWASALAAAAYHFGAVLEGMLGSVKKYELWVLGALLLLGLGLWLRRRFKNARLAKKIYADEQALKAEQARISEPKTPVE encoded by the coding sequence ATGCTCCAACAATTTCTGCATGACTTCGGCTACTTTGCCCTTTTTCTCGGCACGTTCTTCGAAGGCGAAACCATCCTGGTGCTCGCGGGCTTCCTCGCGTTTCGCGGATACATGGACATCAACCTGGTCGTCGTCGTGGCGTTCTTCGGCAGTTATGCCGGCGATCAGCTGTGGTACTTCCTGGGGCGCAAGCACGGCCGCAAATTACTCGCGCGCAAACCGCGCTGGCAGTTGATGGGCGACCGGGCGCTGGAGCATATCCGCAAGCACCCGGACATCTGGGTCCTGAGCTTCCGCTTTGTCTATGGCCTGCGCACGGTGATGCCGGTGGCGATCGGCCTGTCGGGTTATCCGCCGGGACGCTACCTGCTGCTGAACGGGATTGGTGCCGCGATCTGGGCCAGCGCCCTGGCGGCGGCGGCCTATCACTTCGGTGCGGTGCTCGAAGGCATGCTCGGCAGCGTCAAGAAGTATGAGCTGTGGGTGCTCGGCGCACTGTTGTTGCTGGGCCTGGGCCTGTGGCTGCGCCGGCGCTTCAAGAATGCTCGCCTGGCGAAGAAGATCTACGCCGACGAGCAAGCCCTTAAAGCCGAACAAGCGCGAATCAGCGAACCTAAGACGCCAGTCGAGTGA
- a CDS encoding sterol desaturase family protein, giving the protein MDFILYAVPFFFVLIAVELLADRWRGVSNYRLADAINSISTGVLSTTTGLLTKGVGLLTYAFALDHVALFKLSGDSVWVWVFAFVLYDFCYYWLHRMGHERNILWAAHSVHHQSEDYNLSTALRQTSTGFLLSWIFYLPMAVLGVPLLVFVSVAALNLLYQFWVHTKHIPKLGWFEWFFVTPSNHRAHHAQNALYMDRNYGGVFIIWDRLFGSFQEEDDNEPVIFGVTTPLASWNPLWANVQFYAQLWDDAKRAQSKWDKLRIWFMRTGWRPADVAAKYPMNKPDLSQFRKFEVPLDGRQQIYVALQFCVYIALGSFLMNLERSLPTGALVLGRGAVALGLFTLGVALENRPWTLKLELVRLASNLPLMWLAPLVGLWPASAVGWVGLLSYSLLSGIGLYCCRNRFTRLAS; this is encoded by the coding sequence ATGGACTTCATTCTGTATGCGGTGCCGTTTTTCTTTGTGCTGATTGCCGTCGAACTGCTGGCCGACCGTTGGCGCGGGGTCAGCAATTATCGTCTGGCCGACGCGATCAACAGCATCAGCACCGGCGTGCTGTCCACCACCACCGGCCTGTTGACCAAGGGCGTGGGGCTGCTGACGTATGCGTTTGCCCTCGACCATGTGGCGTTGTTCAAACTCTCGGGCGACAGCGTCTGGGTCTGGGTTTTCGCCTTTGTCCTCTACGACTTTTGCTACTACTGGCTGCACCGCATGGGCCATGAACGCAACATCCTCTGGGCCGCGCATTCGGTGCATCACCAGAGCGAGGACTACAACCTCTCCACGGCCTTGCGCCAGACCAGCACCGGGTTTCTGCTGAGCTGGATTTTCTACCTGCCCATGGCCGTGCTCGGCGTGCCGTTGCTGGTGTTCGTCAGCGTCGCGGCGCTGAACTTGCTGTATCAATTCTGGGTGCACACCAAACACATTCCCAAGCTCGGCTGGTTCGAGTGGTTCTTCGTCACGCCGTCCAATCATCGGGCCCACCATGCACAGAACGCTCTCTACATGGATCGCAACTACGGCGGGGTGTTCATTATTTGGGACCGTCTATTTGGCTCGTTCCAGGAAGAGGACGACAACGAACCGGTGATTTTCGGCGTGACCACGCCACTGGCGAGCTGGAATCCGTTGTGGGCCAACGTGCAGTTCTATGCGCAATTGTGGGATGACGCGAAGCGGGCGCAGAGCAAGTGGGACAAGCTGCGGATCTGGTTCATGCGCACCGGTTGGCGGCCAGCGGACGTGGCGGCCAAGTACCCGATGAACAAGCCCGACCTGAGCCAGTTCCGCAAATTCGAAGTACCGCTGGATGGGCGCCAGCAGATTTATGTGGCGCTGCAGTTCTGCGTCTACATCGCCTTGGGCAGTTTTTTGATGAACCTCGAACGCAGCCTGCCGACCGGCGCGCTGGTGCTCGGCCGGGGGGCGGTGGCGCTGGGGTTGTTTACGTTGGGCGTGGCCCTGGAGAATCGTCCGTGGACGTTGAAGCTGGAGCTTGTGCGGCTGGCGTCGAACCTGCCGCTGATGTGGCTGGCGCCGCTGGTCGGGCTGTGGCCGGCCAGCGCAGTGGGCTGGGTCGGGCTGCTCAGTTACAGCCTGCTCAGCGGGATCGGTCTCTACTGCTGCAGAAATCGATTCACTCGACTGGCGTCTTAG
- a CDS encoding COG3014 family protein yields the protein MRSHLFFSLLLSLALQLTGCAAYRNYDLELAQTTDQLKAGNPQGALQLLELHNPQEDRDLLYYFEKGAVLSAAGEIAQSQVAWRSAEQMVIQRQDTVESTGTQLLSAMGEHWGSIINDKLRRYDGYDYEKVMLTTQMALNQLVVNDFNGARADIKKTNEREALIARQWEKQYEQVEEQAKAQGVRVHYKDLQGYPVATLDAPSVIALKNGYQSAFSHYLAGFTYEALGERDLAAPGYRQAIELRPDLPFFQQALRELDKPAIKANESDVLIIVQSGLAPARSSVRVPYPVRLQDGQVIVANVSFPVMVPDTSTPAFTQITVDGRKQPLILVNSITDMSLRTLRDDMPGIIQRTAYRAFLAADVQGTDNRRDPSKASYVTQHDGFEHADTRTWRTLPNITQVVRLHLKKGEHLISLPNAPGAAPLKIRIDQNHQVIGLRALGGRIFSNGVAFEPSSAPDSTVVSGLK from the coding sequence ATGCGCTCACACCTGTTTTTCTCGCTGCTGCTCAGCCTTGCACTGCAACTGACCGGTTGCGCCGCCTATCGCAACTACGACCTGGAACTGGCGCAAACGACTGACCAGTTGAAAGCTGGAAATCCGCAGGGCGCTCTCCAATTGCTGGAACTGCACAACCCGCAAGAAGATCGGGATCTGCTCTATTACTTCGAAAAAGGTGCCGTCCTGAGTGCCGCCGGCGAGATTGCGCAAAGTCAGGTGGCCTGGCGCAGCGCGGAGCAAATGGTGATTCAGCGCCAGGACACCGTTGAATCCACCGGCACTCAACTTCTTTCTGCGATGGGCGAGCATTGGGGCAGCATCATCAATGACAAACTGCGTCGCTACGATGGCTACGACTATGAAAAGGTCATGCTGACCACGCAAATGGCCCTGAACCAGTTGGTCGTGAATGACTTCAATGGTGCCCGCGCCGATATCAAGAAAACCAACGAGCGCGAAGCACTGATCGCACGCCAATGGGAAAAACAATACGAGCAAGTCGAGGAACAAGCCAAGGCCCAGGGCGTTCGCGTGCACTACAAGGATCTTCAGGGCTACCCCGTGGCCACTCTCGATGCGCCCTCAGTCATCGCGCTGAAGAACGGCTATCAGAGCGCGTTCAGCCACTACCTGGCCGGGTTTACCTATGAAGCGCTGGGCGAGCGTGACCTCGCGGCACCCGGTTATCGCCAGGCCATCGAGTTGCGACCCGACCTGCCCTTCTTTCAACAGGCCTTGCGCGAACTCGACAAACCCGCGATCAAAGCCAATGAAAGTGATGTGTTGATCATTGTTCAAAGCGGCCTGGCGCCGGCGCGCAGTTCGGTTCGGGTGCCCTATCCGGTTCGCCTGCAAGACGGCCAGGTCATCGTCGCCAACGTTTCGTTTCCGGTGATGGTGCCCGACACCTCGACCCCGGCATTCACACAGATAACCGTCGATGGACGCAAACAGCCACTGATCCTCGTCAACAGCATCACCGACATGTCGCTGCGGACATTGCGCGACGACATGCCCGGCATTATTCAGCGCACCGCCTATCGCGCCTTCCTGGCGGCTGACGTTCAGGGTACCGATAACCGGCGCGACCCAAGCAAAGCCTCCTACGTGACGCAGCATGATGGCTTTGAGCACGCGGACACCCGGACTTGGCGCACCTTGCCCAACATCACCCAAGTGGTGCGTCTGCACCTGAAAAAAGGCGAGCACCTGATCAGCTTGCCCAACGCTCCGGGCGCCGCGCCGCTGAAAATCCGCATCGATCAGAACCATCAAGTCATCGGCCTGCGAGCACTGGGTGGGCGGATCTTCAGCAACGGCGTGGCTTTCGAACCTTCCTCTGCGCCAGACAGCACCGTGGTATCAGGTCTGAAATAA
- a CDS encoding YaiI/YqxD family protein, which produces MRVWIDADACPRAAKDLVVKFALKRQFEVVLVAGQPQIKPGLALVKLIVVPSGPDAADDYLVEHAVPGELVICSDVPLADRLVKKGVSALDPRGKEFDAQNMGDRLAVRNLFTDLREQGQMSGGPAPFGEREKQAFANALDRILTRLTRKS; this is translated from the coding sequence ATGCGTGTCTGGATCGATGCCGACGCCTGCCCACGGGCGGCCAAGGATCTGGTGGTGAAGTTCGCCCTCAAGCGCCAGTTCGAAGTGGTGCTGGTGGCCGGTCAGCCGCAGATCAAGCCAGGCCTGGCCTTGGTGAAGCTGATCGTGGTGCCCAGCGGCCCGGACGCGGCTGACGATTACCTGGTGGAACACGCCGTGCCCGGTGAGCTGGTGATTTGCAGCGATGTGCCGCTGGCGGATCGCCTGGTGAAGAAAGGCGTCTCGGCCCTCGACCCGCGCGGCAAAGAGTTCGATGCGCAGAACATGGGCGACCGGCTGGCGGTACGGAATCTGTTCACCGACCTGCGCGAGCAAGGCCAGATGAGCGGCGGCCCCGCGCCGTTTGGTGAGCGAGAGAAACAGGCGTTTGCGAATGCGCTGGACCGGATTCTCACCCGGCTAACCCGAAAATCCTGA
- a CDS encoding FTR1 family protein, giving the protein MTASSRFLAWLVLPVIAFCSLNALADTAEGAPKALHLLDYIGADYPATVEAGKVIDESEYREQLEFLGVLKGLIAELPAKPEQAELEQGVSSLGAAIAARKDSADVVRQARQLGAKLAVAYEVSQAPVITPDPTRGAPLYAQQCSVCHGDAGAGDGPAGVGMTPPPANLRDATRLDRLSLYGIYNTLGQGVEGTDMPSFADQLDDRQRWDLATYIAGFSADPAAAKSEKTYNIADLARQTPAEVLAAEGPQAVATFRAQRAQPPQVKRGPAQLLDYTAATLDKSIAAYRAGEHDQAYDLSVAAYLEGFELVESSLDNVDANVRKDTEKSLMAYRQSLQDGLPVAQVEQRLDAAKSKLKESAGLLGSDGLSWSLSYISGLLILLREGLEAILVLAAILAFLRNTGQQSAVRSVNVGWGLALVAGLATWALAAYVIDVSGAQRELLEGCTALFASVMVLWLGVWMHDRRHAAAWQDYIKSSLVGGGGRFGFAILAFFSVYRELFEVILFYETLWLQAGPAGHNAVLAGGATALVLLIGLAWVILRGSAKLPLALFFGINAGLLCALSVVFAGHGVKALQEAGIFGTRPVPFFDFDWLGIHADAYSLSAQAVAIIAIVVLYSRSRMAEKQRVRVS; this is encoded by the coding sequence ATGACTGCCTCCTCCCGTTTTCTGGCGTGGCTAGTGCTGCCGGTTATTGCGTTCTGCAGCCTCAATGCGCTGGCCGACACCGCCGAAGGCGCGCCCAAAGCGCTGCATTTGCTCGACTACATTGGCGCCGACTACCCGGCAACGGTCGAGGCTGGCAAGGTCATCGATGAGTCTGAATACCGCGAACAGCTGGAATTCCTCGGCGTCCTCAAAGGGTTGATCGCTGAATTGCCGGCCAAGCCTGAGCAAGCCGAGCTGGAGCAGGGCGTCAGCAGCCTCGGCGCCGCTATTGCAGCTCGCAAGGACAGCGCCGACGTCGTGCGCCAGGCACGGCAGCTCGGTGCGAAGCTGGCGGTGGCCTATGAAGTCAGCCAGGCGCCGGTGATTACCCCGGACCCGACTCGCGGTGCACCGCTGTACGCACAGCAATGCTCGGTGTGCCACGGCGATGCGGGCGCTGGCGATGGCCCGGCAGGCGTGGGCATGACGCCGCCGCCGGCCAATCTGCGCGATGCGACGCGCCTCGATCGCCTGAGCCTCTACGGGATCTACAACACCTTGGGTCAAGGTGTCGAAGGCACCGACATGCCGTCCTTCGCCGATCAACTGGATGATCGTCAGCGTTGGGACCTGGCGACCTATATCGCCGGCTTCAGCGCCGACCCGGCGGCAGCGAAATCCGAAAAAACCTACAACATCGCCGACCTGGCCCGTCAGACACCGGCCGAAGTGCTGGCCGCCGAAGGCCCGCAAGCGGTGGCGACCTTCCGCGCACAACGGGCGCAGCCGCCGCAGGTCAAGCGTGGCCCGGCGCAGTTGCTCGATTACACCGCCGCGACGTTGGACAAGAGCATCGCCGCTTACCGTGCTGGCGAGCACGATCAGGCTTACGACCTGTCGGTCGCGGCGTATCTGGAAGGCTTCGAACTGGTCGAAAGCTCACTGGATAACGTCGACGCCAACGTGCGCAAAGACACTGAAAAATCCCTGATGGCGTACCGTCAGTCGTTGCAGGACGGTTTGCCGGTGGCTCAGGTTGAACAGCGCCTGGACGCGGCCAAGTCCAAGTTGAAGGAATCTGCCGGTCTGCTGGGCAGCGATGGCTTGAGCTGGTCCTTGAGCTACATCTCCGGTCTGTTGATTCTGCTGCGCGAAGGCCTGGAAGCGATTCTGGTACTGGCGGCGATCCTCGCGTTCCTGCGCAATACCGGCCAGCAATCGGCGGTGCGCAGCGTCAACGTCGGTTGGGGTTTGGCGCTGGTGGCCGGTTTGGCGACTTGGGCGTTGGCGGCGTATGTGATCGATGTCAGCGGCGCCCAGCGTGAACTGCTGGAAGGTTGCACGGCGTTGTTCGCCAGCGTCATGGTCCTGTGGCTAGGCGTGTGGATGCACGACCGTCGCCACGCCGCAGCCTGGCAGGATTACATCAAGAGCAGCCTGGTGGGCGGCGGTGGGCGTTTCGGCTTTGCGATCCTCGCGTTTTTCTCGGTGTACCGCGAACTGTTCGAAGTGATTCTGTTCTACGAAACCCTGTGGTTGCAGGCCGGTCCTGCCGGGCATAACGCGGTATTGGCGGGCGGCGCCACGGCGCTGGTGCTGTTGATTGGTTTGGCCTGGGTGATCCTGCGCGGTTCGGCCAAGCTGCCGCTGGCGCTGTTCTTCGGCATCAATGCCGGGTTGCTCTGTGCCTTGTCGGTGGTGTTTGCCGGGCATGGCGTGAAGGCGTTGCAGGAAGCCGGGATCTTCGGCACCCGGCCGGTACCGTTCTTTGACTTCGACTGGCTGGGGATTCATGCGGATGCGTATTCGTTGAGTGCGCAGGCGGTGGCGATCATTGCGATTGTTGTGCTGTACAGCCGCAGCCGGATGGCGGAGAAGCAACGGGTGCGGGTTTCTTAA